One part of the Magallana gigas chromosome 5, xbMagGiga1.1, whole genome shotgun sequence genome encodes these proteins:
- the LOC105336166 gene encoding MYG1 exonuclease: protein MYLLARNTKLSFYTLVIARKVNTAQAFMSEDQSPNKKPRLIDSMKIGTHNGSFHCDEILACFMLRQLPKYADAEVIRTRDPAVLDTCDVVVDVGGVYDPAKNRFDHHQRTFNESMSTVNPPKKWTTKLSSAGLVYCHFGREIVSKILELPVGDPITDVVYDKVYENFVEEIDAIDNGINQYDGEPRYQISTNISIRVSHFNPLWNEPNADEMAGFLKAMKMVGAEFLDKVLYYKKSWLPARELVEEAVKGRTEVDPSGEIVVFKTGGCPWKDHLFNLEAELDINPPIKYVLYTDQANKWRIQCVPESLVSFSNRLSLPEDWRGLRDDVLTEKSGIEGCIFVHAGGFIGGNHTYEGALEMAKKSLKMAEKKT from the exons ATGTACTTACTGGCAAGGAATACAAAGTTATCCTTTTATACATTGGTAATTGCCAGGAAAG TGAACACAGCCCAAGCATTCATGAGCGAGGACCAATCTCCGAACAAGAAACCTAGACTTATAGACAGCATGAAGATAGGGACACACAATGGCTCCTTTCACTGTGACGAGATTCTGGCATGCTTCATGCTGAGACAGCTTCCAAAGTATGCTGATGCTGAAGTTATCAG gACTAGAGACCCAGCAGTCCTGGACACATGTGATGTGGTTGTGGATGTTGGGGGAGTGTATGACCCAGCTAAAAATAGATTTGACCATCACCAAAG GACATTTAACGAGTCAATGAGCACCGTCAATCCGCCCAAGAAATGGACAACAAAGCTGAGCAGTGCAGGACTGGTGTACTGTCACTTTGGGCGGGAGATCGTGAGTAAGATCCTAGAGCTTCCAGTCGGAGACCCAATAACAGATGTCGTGTACGACAAAGTGTACGAGAACTTCGTGGAGGAGATTGATGCTATTGACAACGGAATTAATCAATACGACGGGGAACCCAG GTACCAGATATCCACAAACATTAGCATCCGGGTCAGTCACTTCAATCCTCTGTGGAACGAACCAAATGCTGATGAAATG GCTGGTTTTCTGAAAGCGATGAAGATGGTGGGAGCTGAGTTTCTGGACAAAGTCTTGTATTACAAGAAGTCATGGTTACCAGCTAGAGAGCTAGTGGAAGAAGCCGTCAAAGGGAGAACAGAG GTAGACCCTAGTGGGGAGATAGTGGTGTTTAAGACGGGGGGCTGTCCCTGGAAGGACCACCTGTTTAACTTAGAGGCGGAGCTTGATATCAACCCACCAATCAAATACGTCCTATACACAGACCAAGCTAACAAATGGAGGATACAGTGTGTGCCAGAATCTCTAGTGTCTTTTTCAAACAG ACTGTCGTTGCCAGAGGACTGGCGAGGCCTGAGAGATGATGTCCTTACAGAGAAGTCTGGGATTGAGGGATGTATCTTTGTTCATGCGGGCGGTTTTATTGGTGGGAATCACACTTATGAGGGTGCTCTAGAGATGGCAAAGAAAAGTCTGAAGATGGCAGAAAAAAAGACCTAG